A single region of the Methanomicrobiales archaeon genome encodes:
- a CDS encoding HisA/HisF-related TIM barrel protein — translation MDLILAMDLMQGKVVHGVRGERSSYLPLTWGLVSTADPIAHVHHIAPRFLYIADLDRIMGTGSHDREIESCVRLVERCFLDRGVRSTADCLQMAGVINVVGTETGGRDLGRYTGGYLSIDHRDGRVIPCGWTPAAVLGRAGAWAFDGCILLNIGAVGTERGLDRAELGELRSAYRGRLIYGGGVRAERDLDLLEDLGFDGAIVATAVHRGAIPLASIRRGIWS, via the coding sequence ATGGATCTGATCCTGGCGATGGATCTCATGCAGGGAAAAGTGGTGCATGGGGTGCGGGGCGAACGGTCCAGCTACCTTCCCCTGACCTGGGGTCTGGTCTCCACCGCCGATCCGATCGCCCACGTCCACCATATCGCGCCGCGGTTCCTGTACATCGCCGACCTGGATCGCATCATGGGAACGGGGAGCCACGACAGGGAGATCGAGTCCTGCGTGCGGCTGGTAGAGCGGTGCTTTCTGGATCGAGGAGTTCGCTCGACAGCGGATTGTCTCCAGATGGCAGGTGTGATCAACGTCGTCGGGACCGAGACGGGAGGACGGGATCTCGGTCGGTACACCGGAGGCTACCTGAGCATCGATCACCGGGACGGCAGGGTGATCCCCTGCGGCTGGACACCGGCCGCTGTGCTGGGCCGTGCAGGAGCCTGGGCGTTCGATGGCTGCATCCTCCTGAACATCGGGGCTGTCGGAACGGAGCGCGGCCTGGACCGTGCTGAGCTCGGGGAGCTGCGGTCGGCCTATCGGGGGCGGCTGATTTACGGGGGAGGTGTCAGGGCGGAGCGCGATCTCGATCTGCTGGAGGATCTGGGATTCGATGGGGCGATCGTCGCCACTGCGGTGCACCGCGGCGCGATCCCGCTGGCATCGATCCGGAGAGGAATATGGTCCTGA
- the tmk gene encoding dTMP kinase — MVLITIEGIDGSGKSTLLASLRRSLADLDPVFTREPGATWVGDAVRRAVAEKLDPMTEALLFAADHAAHVAAVVRPALRERRVIISDRYTDSRYAYQSVTLEGVIPRPLRWLQNLHEGWTIPPDRTFLLVLPVEAALSRLKDPGEREHFEMREVLERVQRNYIALAEEEPARFVVVDACKGLEEIHDFVAEEIRRIAVRGK, encoded by the coding sequence ATGGTCCTGATCACCATCGAAGGCATCGACGGGAGCGGCAAGAGCACGCTTCTCGCATCGCTGCGTCGATCCCTGGCTGACCTCGATCCGGTATTCACCCGCGAACCCGGTGCCACCTGGGTGGGCGATGCGGTGCGGAGGGCCGTCGCCGAGAAGCTGGATCCGATGACCGAGGCGCTTCTCTTCGCCGCCGACCATGCGGCCCACGTGGCGGCAGTCGTGCGACCGGCCCTCCGGGAGAGGAGGGTGATCATCTCCGACCGGTACACCGACAGCCGCTACGCCTACCAGTCCGTCACGCTGGAGGGGGTGATACCGCGGCCCCTCCGATGGCTGCAGAACCTGCACGAGGGCTGGACGATCCCCCCGGACAGGACTTTCCTCCTCGTCCTCCCCGTCGAAGCCGCACTCTCCCGCCTGAAAGATCCCGGGGAGCGGGAGCACTTCGAGATGCGTGAAGTGCTCGAACGTGTCCAGCGTAACTACATCGCGCTCGCCGAAGAGGAGCCGGCACGATTCGTCGTCGTCGATGCCTGCAAGGGGTTGGAGGAGATCCACGATTTCGTAGCAGAGGAGATCCGAAGGATCGCCGTGCGGGGTAAATAG
- a CDS encoding (5-formylfuran-3-yl)methyl phosphate synthase has protein sequence MKLLVSPRSIEEAHQSLSADIIDVKKPSEGSLGANFPWVIRSIKSLTSKPVSAAIGDFDYKPGGAALAAYGAACAGADYIKIGLMFDGQDRAREVIQAVVRAVKEEYPEKLVVIAGYADYARLGTISPMEISALAAEGGADVAMTDTGIKDGRSAFEFMDEATFTAFVEKNRELGLKTALAGGFKIENIPALNRICPDIVGARGMVCGGDRNATIRGELVEQIRKMIR, from the coding sequence ATGAAGTTGCTGGTCAGCCCGCGCAGTATCGAAGAAGCGCACCAATCTCTTTCTGCAGACATCATCGACGTAAAAAAACCCTCCGAGGGGTCTCTTGGTGCCAACTTTCCCTGGGTGATCAGGTCCATCAAGTCTCTGACATCGAAACCGGTGAGCGCCGCCATCGGCGACTTCGACTACAAACCAGGCGGGGCAGCGCTTGCAGCGTACGGAGCCGCATGCGCCGGCGCCGACTATATCAAGATCGGCCTGATGTTCGACGGGCAGGACCGGGCCCGCGAGGTGATCCAGGCCGTGGTGCGGGCGGTCAAGGAGGAATATCCCGAGAAACTCGTGGTTATTGCCGGCTATGCCGATTACGCCAGGCTTGGGACCATCTCGCCCATGGAGATCTCCGCGCTCGCCGCGGAGGGCGGAGCCGACGTGGCCATGACGGATACCGGCATAAAAGACGGCAGGAGCGCGTTCGAGTTCATGGACGAGGCCACCTTCACCGCTTTCGTGGAGAAGAACCGCGAACTGGGCTTGAAGACCGCTCTTGCAGGCGGTTTCAAGATCGAGAACATACCCGCCCTGAATCGCATATGCCCCGATATCGTCGGTGCGCGGGGCATGGTCTGCGGAGGAGACCGGAATGCCACGATTCGGGGCGAACTGGTTGAACAAATCAGGAAAATGATCAGGTGA